Proteins from a genomic interval of Paenibacillus sp. FSL H8-0048:
- a CDS encoding GNAT family N-acetyltransferase: MPELQEIVIEEYVPAKHAASIAEMWNRSAESWGGDGAYRTEESVLREHENSPMLKLFLAVSGSEVIGYCSFSHYKEDTGALYIALLNVRPDYHGRKVGKALVRRSIEETIKLGWPRLDLYTWPGNVKAVPTYKKSGFFWENRDDTTHLMNFIPSVLQTGAVKSYFEKIDWYNDSIREIKVEPDGHGENGFDYFTYEWLKDGLSLKMEYERTGRGLRLIETEDYRIQVTIPAQHELPFGAEYPVIYEAVNKSGKPLSLQISGKSNAQIRMELDAAQEIESEARIEGRFFIHPVEEEQDLYQTHPVVEAELLINGLPAVFKLGIKPKFPVKVKLQVPDRTLFAGEEVELDVTVENEYSTDTVFSFELPEDEILSFSQKRYTLEVPAKSRRTVTAAARLLGYGIWHHTVSIRSAEEGAGSAILEQELSLVFTGAETAFGGKTDKDWIISNGRYSAVLNKTNHWLTFFQNRKYLMNLPYPKLGLPYTNEFNKFSALDVKISRDQEAIVLEATYEAGIREGLLLTMIVKLFSNGIVSRNFRIDNPQDSGQEEELFLKDCFRFGLHGGVIPYRGKYIDLSAGVEASSPDYWEAQEFTENWMFAKDEGFSRGISWPSELKLIQESWMHAVEHSLGRIPAGGQKETLPLRIALGTWDHWQDFRAFALQSGNKNAEEVTTTEQLELSLNNGNPFISREAKLLLKDLKKSYLAGEIRLSSDAGSIEEARITVLEEEKLREAALPLTVPAGAAPDVLTLHLDMESYVQDQSFLVLPVADVRVRQERLTAEGAQVLAVDNGILRIQASPDFAPGLFSLAHQGEEWLESSFPQPVAKSWWNPWVGGILTSVEEIALRSFMEEPLTADFAELTDNKGNRWSGIRMSVTIQKNDKYKGLVLHQYFMLLPGVPLLASTVHVEQNTGGPLHPLQLETSTFYQAASSIKGGRGYLKNSRGEQLVYKAGKVQAGAKSSNGLLQLGSEERKQRLTLIAAPEHSSPSLMVNAEAMLSYTEEYLHLQDGKEQFSKPQFYLISDLQVPEQAYGDLLSIRFKK, from the coding sequence ATGCCCGAATTACAAGAGATAGTGATTGAAGAATATGTGCCGGCTAAGCATGCCGCTTCCATTGCCGAGATGTGGAACAGAAGCGCAGAGAGCTGGGGCGGAGACGGAGCGTACCGGACCGAGGAAAGCGTGCTGCGTGAACACGAGAACAGCCCGATGCTCAAGTTGTTCCTGGCGGTAAGCGGCTCAGAGGTCATCGGATATTGCAGCTTCTCCCACTATAAAGAGGATACCGGGGCGCTCTATATCGCTCTGCTCAACGTGAGACCGGACTACCATGGACGCAAGGTGGGCAAGGCGCTGGTAAGGCGTTCGATTGAAGAGACAATTAAGCTCGGCTGGCCGCGGCTGGATCTCTATACGTGGCCTGGTAATGTCAAGGCCGTGCCTACGTATAAGAAAAGCGGGTTCTTCTGGGAGAACCGGGATGACACCACTCACCTGATGAACTTCATTCCCTCGGTGCTTCAGACCGGAGCGGTGAAGTCTTATTTCGAGAAGATAGACTGGTATAACGACAGCATTCGTGAAATCAAGGTGGAGCCTGACGGTCATGGGGAAAACGGCTTTGACTATTTTACATATGAATGGCTGAAGGATGGTCTATCGCTGAAAATGGAATATGAGCGGACCGGCCGTGGCCTGCGCCTGATCGAGACGGAGGATTACCGGATACAGGTAACGATTCCTGCGCAGCATGAGCTGCCGTTTGGTGCGGAATACCCTGTCATTTACGAAGCCGTGAACAAAAGCGGTAAGCCCCTGTCGCTTCAGATTAGCGGTAAAAGCAATGCGCAAATCCGCATGGAGCTGGACGCTGCCCAGGAAATTGAATCCGAGGCGCGGATCGAAGGCCGCTTCTTCATCCATCCGGTGGAGGAGGAGCAGGATCTCTATCAGACCCACCCTGTGGTGGAGGCAGAACTGCTCATTAACGGCCTGCCGGCTGTATTCAAGCTGGGCATTAAGCCCAAATTCCCGGTTAAGGTCAAGCTCCAGGTACCTGACAGAACGCTTTTCGCGGGCGAAGAGGTAGAACTGGATGTAACGGTGGAGAATGAGTACAGCACAGACACCGTGTTCAGCTTTGAGCTGCCGGAGGACGAGATTCTGTCGTTCAGTCAAAAGCGATACACGTTAGAGGTTCCGGCGAAGAGCCGGAGAACCGTCACCGCAGCAGCCCGGCTGCTCGGGTACGGCATTTGGCACCATACGGTGAGCATCCGCAGTGCAGAAGAAGGAGCGGGTTCCGCCATTCTGGAGCAGGAGCTGAGCCTCGTTTTCACTGGAGCAGAGACGGCTTTTGGCGGCAAAACCGACAAGGATTGGATTATCAGCAATGGACGTTATTCGGCCGTACTGAACAAAACGAATCATTGGCTTACTTTTTTCCAGAACCGTAAATATCTGATGAACCTGCCTTATCCGAAGCTTGGCCTGCCTTATACGAATGAGTTCAACAAATTCTCGGCGCTGGATGTGAAGATCTCCAGAGATCAAGAGGCTATCGTACTTGAAGCTACTTATGAGGCCGGCATCAGGGAAGGCCTGCTGCTGACGATGATTGTGAAGCTGTTCAGCAACGGGATAGTCTCCCGTAATTTCAGAATCGACAACCCGCAGGATTCCGGTCAGGAGGAAGAGCTGTTCCTGAAGGACTGCTTCCGCTTCGGTCTGCATGGTGGAGTCATCCCTTACCGCGGCAAATATATAGATCTGAGCGCAGGGGTTGAAGCCTCCAGCCCGGATTACTGGGAAGCGCAGGAATTCACGGAGAACTGGATGTTCGCTAAGGATGAAGGCTTCTCCAGAGGGATTAGCTGGCCGTCAGAGCTCAAGCTGATCCAAGAGTCATGGATGCATGCTGTGGAGCATTCCCTGGGACGGATTCCTGCTGGCGGACAGAAGGAGACGCTGCCGCTGCGGATCGCGCTTGGTACCTGGGACCATTGGCAGGACTTCCGGGCCTTTGCACTGCAAAGCGGCAACAAGAATGCTGAAGAAGTGACCACAACAGAGCAGCTGGAGCTGAGCTTGAATAACGGGAATCCGTTCATTAGCAGAGAGGCTAAGCTTCTCCTTAAGGACCTGAAGAAGAGCTATCTGGCGGGTGAGATTCGGCTCTCTTCCGATGCAGGCAGCATAGAAGAAGCCCGGATCACGGTATTAGAGGAAGAGAAGCTCAGAGAAGCTGCTCTGCCGCTGACAGTTCCAGCAGGAGCAGCCCCGGATGTGCTGACCCTGCATTTGGATATGGAGAGTTATGTGCAGGATCAATCCTTCCTGGTCTTGCCGGTCGCGGATGTACGTGTCAGGCAGGAAAGGCTCACAGCTGAAGGGGCACAGGTACTGGCTGTGGACAATGGGATTCTGCGGATACAGGCCAGCCCTGACTTCGCGCCGGGATTGTTCTCGCTTGCCCATCAGGGCGAGGAATGGCTTGAATCTTCTTTTCCGCAGCCGGTCGCGAAATCCTGGTGGAATCCTTGGGTGGGTGGTATCTTAACCAGTGTGGAAGAAATCGCCTTACGCAGCTTCATGGAGGAGCCGCTAACGGCTGATTTCGCGGAATTGACTGATAATAAGGGGAACCGCTGGTCGGGGATACGGATGAGCGTAACCATTCAGAAGAATGACAAATACAAAGGGCTTGTATTGCATCAGTATTTCATGCTGCTGCCGGGCGTTCCGTTACTTGCCTCTACGGTACATGTGGAGCAGAATACAGGCGGGCCGCTGCACCCATTGCAGCTTGAGACTTCAACCTTCTATCAGGCCGCTTCTTCCATCAAGGGGGGGAGAGGATACCTCAAGAACAGCAGAGGTGAACAACTGGTATATAAGGCTGGCAAAGTGCAGGCAGGAGCTAAAAGTTCAAACGGACTTCTGCAACTGGGCTCTGAGGAGCGGAAGCAACGCTTGACGTTAATTGCAGCACCTGAGCATTCCTCTCCCTCGCTTATGGTTAATGCAGAGGCAATGTTGTCTTATACGGAGGAGTACCTGCATCTGCAGGATGGCAAAGAGCAATTCAGCAAGCCGCAATTCTATCTGATCTCGGATCTTCAGGTACCTGAACAGGCTTATGGCGATCTGCTATCGATCCGGTTCAAGAAGTGA
- a CDS encoding ABC transporter permease, whose amino-acid sequence MNTTQIDTTLPDLGKPASGLRRVLNTPSLLIGIIMFAILILLAIFIPYLSPYNPTEQNLSAFLQPPSAAHWLGTDQLGRDLFTRLIYAARTDLTIMVLAEIIPFCTGVMLGMISGYYGKWTDRIISLITDTFIAFPFYLIVIIVAFASGAGERGIYITFILVGWIVFARVVRGLSASFRKQEWIASAQTLGLPGHRILLRHLLPNVLPQAVVVLMTDMIGLLVAIVTLGYLGIGIAPPTPDWGTMIADGQPFITTAWWLSAVPGFAVVYTGIALSLLGDGLADIWRRKG is encoded by the coding sequence ATGAATACTACACAGATCGACACAACCCTGCCGGACCTCGGGAAGCCCGCAAGCGGACTCCGAAGAGTACTGAATACCCCGTCACTGCTGATCGGGATCATTATGTTCGCAATACTTATACTGCTCGCTATATTTATCCCTTACTTAAGTCCCTACAACCCGACGGAGCAGAATCTGAGCGCCTTCCTGCAGCCGCCTTCCGCAGCTCACTGGCTCGGTACCGACCAGCTTGGCCGTGATTTGTTCACCAGGCTGATCTATGCCGCCCGGACGGATCTGACGATCATGGTGCTGGCTGAGATTATTCCGTTCTGCACGGGCGTCATGCTGGGCATGATCTCGGGATACTATGGCAAATGGACCGATAGAATCATATCGCTGATCACGGATACTTTTATTGCCTTCCCGTTCTATCTGATCGTCATTATCGTGGCCTTCGCCAGCGGGGCAGGGGAGCGCGGAATCTATATCACCTTCATTCTCGTAGGCTGGATTGTATTCGCCCGTGTGGTCAGAGGACTTAGCGCGTCCTTCCGGAAGCAGGAATGGATTGCCTCGGCGCAGACGCTTGGTCTGCCCGGACACCGCATCCTTCTGCGCCATCTTCTGCCGAATGTATTGCCGCAAGCCGTTGTCGTGCTGATGACGGATATGATCGGACTCCTGGTAGCCATCGTTACACTGGGGTATCTGGGGATAGGGATTGCCCCGCCTACGCCGGATTGGGGAACAATGATCGCTGACGGACAGCCCTTCATTACCACAGCCTGGTGGCTGTCGGCGGTTCCCGGGTTCGCAGTCGTGTATACGGGAATTGCGCTATCTCTCCTGGGGGACGGACTAGCCGATATTTGGAGGAGAAAAGGATGA
- a CDS encoding alpha/beta fold hydrolase gives MPYIQVHDLEMFYEQMGTGEPVIFLHSHYSRSMLAFSSQVLDFQNQYSCYFPDLRGHGRTRCTDLDWSTPRIAEDVAGFMDRMNIERAHLIGYSMGAGAGLYLAVNHPGRIATLTTIGTSGFCEPAGAGEYEPEQLLANQQQAFINQMIERHQEAHQGNWQHYLRQTVQDWIRYPDLTEEQLGSITCPALLISGEHDPFAGEDRTAKLASLLTNARTLIVQGAGHRPHMLREQPILVNDTILVFLAQNPIH, from the coding sequence ATGCCATACATACAGGTACACGATCTTGAAATGTTCTATGAACAGATGGGCACCGGAGAACCGGTGATCTTCCTGCACAGTCATTATTCCCGCAGCATGCTGGCCTTCAGCAGCCAGGTTCTGGATTTCCAGAACCAATACAGTTGTTACTTCCCGGATCTGAGGGGGCATGGCAGGACCCGCTGCACGGATCTGGACTGGTCTACTCCACGAATAGCTGAGGATGTCGCCGGATTCATGGATCGGATGAACATTGAACGGGCACATCTTATTGGATACAGTATGGGCGCGGGCGCAGGGCTGTACCTGGCGGTGAATCATCCTGGACGGATTGCTACGCTGACTACGATTGGAACCAGCGGCTTCTGTGAACCGGCTGGGGCCGGAGAGTACGAGCCTGAACAGCTGCTGGCGAATCAGCAGCAAGCCTTCATTAATCAGATGATCGAGAGGCATCAGGAGGCCCATCAGGGGAATTGGCAACATTATCTGCGGCAAACGGTGCAAGACTGGATCAGATACCCGGATCTCACGGAGGAGCAACTGGGCAGTATAACCTGCCCGGCACTGCTAATTTCAGGGGAACATGATCCGTTCGCGGGAGAGGATAGAACTGCAAAGCTCGCTTCCCTCCTCACGAATGCAAGGACACTGATCGTTCAGGGAGCGGGTCACCGCCCGCATATGCTAAGGGAACAGCCCATCCTGGTGAACGATACGATTCTAGTATTCCTTGCACAGAATCCTATCCACTAA
- a CDS encoding amidohydrolase family protein, with protein sequence MKIIDAHVHYSNIAAFHETAQTLAHIDYTGKGLQEEFRRSGVIAGVGMGVTETVAGAFPDSAALNPMLLDLSGILPVNLFTCVGINPLTLHLEGQLEALEQSLQRTDVVGIKLYAGYYHFNVGDEIYDPVYKLAAAYGLPVVIHAGLTYADQGLLKYSHPLSMEETFLKHRDITFMLCHLGDPWVMDTAALLEKNPNLYTDLSGWIVGDKAKVDRLLNEQTYTDHFRRALVFAEKYDRLVFGTDWPLVPLDAYITFVKHLVPEACHEDVFYNNALRVFPKLAERIRELNL encoded by the coding sequence ATGAAAATCATTGACGCACATGTGCATTATTCCAATATTGCAGCCTTCCACGAAACGGCGCAGACCTTGGCGCATATCGATTATACCGGCAAGGGACTCCAGGAGGAGTTCCGCCGCAGCGGTGTCATTGCCGGTGTTGGCATGGGAGTGACCGAGACGGTTGCCGGAGCTTTTCCTGACTCCGCTGCCCTGAATCCTATGCTGCTTGATCTGAGCGGGATACTGCCGGTCAATCTGTTCACCTGCGTGGGCATTAACCCGCTCACCCTTCATCTGGAGGGACAGCTGGAAGCCCTGGAGCAATCATTGCAGCGGACGGATGTCGTTGGCATCAAGCTGTACGCCGGGTATTACCACTTCAATGTGGGGGATGAAATATATGACCCGGTCTATAAGCTGGCTGCCGCTTACGGCCTCCCGGTGGTCATTCATGCCGGATTGACTTACGCGGACCAGGGATTACTGAAGTATTCCCATCCGCTGTCCATGGAGGAGACCTTCCTGAAGCACCGGGACATTACCTTCATGCTCTGCCACCTGGGCGATCCCTGGGTCATGGACACTGCGGCCCTGCTAGAGAAGAATCCTAATCTCTACACGGATCTGTCGGGTTGGATTGTCGGCGATAAGGCCAAGGTGGACCGGCTGCTGAACGAGCAGACCTATACCGACCACTTCCGCCGGGCGCTGGTGTTCGCTGAGAAATACGACCGGCTGGTCTTCGGCACCGACTGGCCGCTCGTCCCGCTGGACGCCTATATTACCTTCGTGAAGCACCTGGTGCCTGAAGCCTGTCATGAGGATGTCTTTTATAATAATGCACTCAGAGTGTTCCCTAAGCTTGCGGAGCGGATCAGAGAACTGAATTTGTAA
- a CDS encoding ABC transporter substrate-binding protein produces MRKTAGLGTLAVLFVSLLAGCSGSANPADSSNGAKASTAPAATESASTAEPATGGTFVYGRPASVTSFDLHNQITSNNAFAIDKVFESLVAFDSKGEITDQLAASHKISEDGLTYTFVLRDGLKFSNGTPVTAADAVFSLERHLKVGGPLAISAKVDTVKAQDEKTLIITLKEPYTPFISELSNFSNGIIPNNFGGVTEEEFFKKPVGTGPFVIETWDPAGDVTFTKNTNYWKEGKPYIDKLVYKLIQDDSQAINQLKAGEVNAVEALSLQNAGEIKDGADTTVVTNGSWVTEQLFFNTLDKHFSDVHVRRALALALDRDGLTKALTFGYAQTAKSLLPPTIPYNANDTLKTLDFDAAAAKAELAKSAFPDGFSTKLLVASGNSTRAQEAQIIQAAGQAIGIKIEIESVELATFRERFFAYDFAAMLNSGQADSPEANSILAFQTDPEGFSKSYWTHYTNEKVTKLLYEGQKTADGEGRAAIYTELLQTLADEVPYIPLYYPDILIGARSSVDGLVVLPNGSIRLEDVRLTK; encoded by the coding sequence ATGAGAAAAACAGCAGGGCTGGGCACACTCGCGGTACTATTCGTATCGCTGCTTGCCGGCTGCTCCGGATCTGCCAATCCTGCAGATTCCAGTAATGGGGCTAAGGCCAGTACGGCTCCAGCGGCAACGGAAAGTGCAAGCACCGCAGAGCCTGCAACTGGAGGCACCTTCGTGTATGGCCGTCCGGCTTCCGTAACGTCGTTTGATCTGCATAACCAGATTACATCGAATAATGCATTTGCGATTGATAAAGTGTTTGAATCGCTGGTTGCTTTTGACAGCAAGGGTGAAATTACCGATCAGCTCGCAGCCTCGCATAAGATCAGCGAAGATGGCTTAACATACACCTTCGTCCTGCGTGACGGCTTGAAGTTCTCGAATGGTACGCCGGTAACGGCCGCGGATGCGGTGTTCTCTCTGGAGCGGCATCTGAAGGTTGGCGGTCCGCTGGCGATCTCGGCCAAGGTGGATACAGTGAAGGCACAGGATGAGAAGACACTTATCATCACGCTAAAAGAACCCTACACCCCGTTCATCTCGGAGCTGTCCAACTTCTCGAACGGAATCATCCCGAATAACTTCGGCGGCGTGACCGAAGAGGAATTCTTCAAGAAGCCGGTAGGTACCGGGCCGTTCGTGATCGAGACTTGGGACCCGGCAGGTGATGTGACCTTTACCAAGAATACTAACTACTGGAAGGAAGGTAAGCCTTATATCGACAAGCTTGTCTATAAGCTAATTCAGGACGACAGCCAAGCCATCAACCAGTTGAAAGCCGGAGAGGTGAATGCAGTTGAAGCCCTGTCGTTACAGAATGCAGGCGAGATCAAGGACGGTGCAGACACAACGGTGGTTACGAACGGCAGCTGGGTGACTGAGCAGCTCTTCTTCAACACCCTGGACAAGCATTTCTCCGATGTGCATGTCCGCCGGGCGCTGGCGCTGGCGCTTGACCGTGACGGACTGACCAAGGCCTTGACTTTCGGCTATGCACAGACTGCGAAATCCCTGCTGCCGCCAACGATTCCTTACAACGCCAATGATACGCTGAAGACGCTGGATTTCGATGCGGCGGCTGCCAAGGCAGAGCTGGCCAAATCGGCCTTCCCTGACGGCTTCTCCACGAAGCTGCTGGTTGCTTCCGGCAACAGCACCCGGGCCCAGGAAGCCCAGATTATCCAGGCCGCCGGCCAGGCGATCGGGATCAAGATTGAGATTGAATCGGTGGAGCTGGCCACCTTCCGTGAACGCTTCTTCGCTTATGATTTCGCAGCGATGCTGAACAGCGGTCAGGCGGATTCCCCGGAAGCGAACTCGATTCTGGCGTTCCAGACCGACCCGGAAGGCTTCAGCAAATCGTACTGGACGCATTACACGAATGAGAAGGTAACCAAGCTGCTGTATGAAGGCCAGAAGACTGCTGATGGTGAAGGACGGGCTGCCATCTACACCGAGCTTTTACAGACGCTTGCCGATGAAGTTCCTTACATTCCGCTGTACTATCCGGATATTCTGATCGGCGCGCGGTCTTCTGTGGACGGACTTGTGGTTCTGCCTAACGGCAGCATCCGTCTGGAAGATGTCCGGCTAACTAAATGA
- a CDS encoding ABC transporter ATP-binding protein: protein MTTQPVLELEELTLAASSTEILVNSVSFSLERGESLGLVGESGSGKSLTLRAILGLLPRGVEQTGGAVRSKVSSAMVFQDPRGALDPLCPVVKQLTEVVYYRQRTSLKAARRIALELLERLGLPASLKTQDRYPGQLSGGQCQRVVIALALACKPGILLCDEPTTALDVTVQRQIIDTITSLQEELGFAMVFVTHNLAIAANLCSRLVVMKQGRIMEQGETHSLLRHPAEAYTQMLMDSVLALPELEGGGGSWK, encoded by the coding sequence ATGACAACACAACCTGTGCTTGAACTCGAAGAACTGACACTCGCTGCCTCTTCCACAGAAATCCTGGTTAACAGTGTCAGCTTCTCCCTGGAACGCGGCGAAAGCCTCGGACTGGTGGGCGAATCCGGCTCCGGCAAATCGCTGACACTGCGGGCCATTCTCGGCCTGCTTCCGCGCGGGGTGGAGCAGACTGGGGGAGCGGTCCGCAGCAAGGTGAGCAGTGCCATGGTGTTCCAGGACCCCAGAGGGGCGCTGGACCCGCTATGCCCGGTAGTGAAGCAGCTGACCGAGGTTGTCTATTACAGACAAAGAACCAGCCTTAAGGCTGCACGGCGCATTGCCCTGGAGCTGCTTGAAAGACTCGGCCTTCCAGCTTCGCTGAAGACACAAGACCGCTATCCGGGGCAGCTCTCCGGCGGCCAGTGCCAACGTGTCGTCATTGCGCTGGCGCTGGCCTGCAAGCCGGGCATTCTGCTCTGCGATGAGCCGACCACCGCGCTGGATGTGACGGTTCAGCGCCAGATTATAGATACGATTACGAGTCTTCAGGAGGAGCTGGGCTTCGCTATGGTTTTTGTAACCCACAACCTGGCGATTGCCGCCAATCTCTGCTCCAGACTGGTTGTAATGAAGCAGGGCCGGATCATGGAGCAAGGTGAGACGCACAGTCTGCTGCGGCATCCGGCTGAGGCTTATACACAGATGTTAATGGATTCGGTACTCGCTCTGCCTGAGCTGGAAGGAGGCGGGGGCTCATGGAAGTAG
- a CDS encoding NAD(P)/FAD-dependent oxidoreductase, whose amino-acid sequence MKKVIVIGAGILGASAAYQVAMMGAEVLIIDRQDPGQATDAAAGIICPWLSQRRNQAWYRLAKAGAAFYPELISQLEEGGEVHTGYARVGALSIHMDESKLDKIEERARMRLADAPEIGVVTRLSAQETRERFPLLAEGYASVHISGAARVDGRALRDALLHSAKQQGAVMVTGDAALAFEPGRVTGVHAGGHYYPADEVIICAGAWANPLLRPLGIDFKVSYQKGQIMHLQVSDHKDTEVWPVVIPPSDQYLLAFARQQIVIGATHENDVEGYNTRVTAGGMQEILAKGLEAAPGLAGGTYSEVRVGFRPFTPGFLPVIGAVPGWSGILAANGLGASGLTMGPYIGYQLAKLALGREPDLELDDYSLQRAIAGG is encoded by the coding sequence ATGAAGAAAGTCATCGTGATCGGAGCAGGGATTCTCGGGGCATCGGCAGCCTATCAGGTGGCAATGATGGGGGCAGAGGTGCTGATTATAGACCGTCAAGACCCTGGACAAGCTACGGATGCAGCGGCAGGGATTATCTGTCCCTGGCTGTCACAGCGGCGCAATCAGGCCTGGTACCGGCTGGCCAAGGCCGGAGCGGCGTTCTATCCCGAGCTGATTAGCCAGCTTGAGGAAGGCGGCGAAGTGCATACCGGTTATGCCCGGGTTGGAGCGCTTAGTATACATATGGATGAGAGCAAGCTCGACAAAATAGAAGAGCGGGCTCGGATGCGGCTGGCAGATGCCCCGGAGATCGGAGTCGTCACACGGCTTAGCGCACAGGAGACCCGTGAACGCTTCCCGTTGCTGGCGGAAGGATACGCCTCGGTTCATATCAGCGGTGCTGCCCGGGTGGATGGCCGCGCCTTGCGGGACGCTCTGCTTCATTCAGCGAAGCAGCAGGGTGCGGTCATGGTTACCGGTGACGCTGCGCTTGCCTTTGAACCGGGCCGGGTCACCGGAGTCCACGCAGGGGGACACTATTATCCGGCGGATGAAGTGATTATCTGTGCAGGCGCATGGGCGAACCCGCTGCTCCGGCCGCTGGGCATTGACTTCAAGGTGAGCTATCAGAAGGGGCAAATCATGCATTTGCAGGTATCTGACCACAAGGATACGGAAGTCTGGCCGGTGGTGATCCCGCCTAGTGATCAATACCTGCTCGCTTTTGCCCGGCAGCAGATTGTTATCGGAGCTACTCATGAGAATGACGTTGAAGGATATAATACCAGAGTGACCGCCGGCGGGATGCAGGAGATTCTGGCTAAAGGGCTGGAAGCAGCGCCTGGACTGGCGGGCGGTACTTATAGTGAAGTGAGGGTCGGCTTCCGTCCGTTCACTCCGGGATTTTTGCCGGTCATAGGGGCTGTTCCCGGGTGGAGCGGAATCCTTGCGGCTAATGGTCTGGGAGCTTCAGGACTTACGATGGGTCCGTATATCGGTTATCAGCTGGCGAAGCTGGCACTTGGGAGAGAGCCTGATCTGGAGCTGGACGATTATAGCCTTCAGAGAGCCATAGCAGGCGGATGA
- a CDS encoding ABC transporter permease — MMKSKLTLSGAAGNNGSYKWLALALVRALLVILCVMTAVFFLIRIVPGDPAKMILGEYSTPEALKNMHHTLGLDLSLWDQFTRFVKLLFTQGDTGNSIIAGTSTRELIAERAPVTLLLIVIASVLAIIIALLLATVAATHKDKLLDHLIRIIPAVTLGMPVFWVGILFILFFSVRLGWFPVGGIGEGWPGTLHSLVLPAVTIAFSQIPTLVRSLRAQMLEVLESEFVVTLRAAGIPSRVILFKHVLRNSALPTLMLLGVNVSYLIGGTLVVEQVFGIKGIGSLLFTSISNRDFPVIQGIALYCALAVVIISLLIEIISGWLDPRTKGKS, encoded by the coding sequence ATGATGAAATCCAAGCTGACCCTGAGCGGTGCAGCTGGAAACAACGGTTCTTACAAGTGGCTGGCCTTAGCCCTTGTAAGAGCCTTACTTGTTATCCTCTGCGTAATGACGGCGGTCTTTTTCCTGATCCGAATTGTACCCGGCGACCCCGCCAAAATGATTCTCGGTGAATACAGCACACCTGAAGCGCTTAAGAATATGCACCACACACTGGGACTGGATCTCTCCTTGTGGGATCAGTTCACCCGGTTCGTGAAGCTGCTGTTCACTCAGGGAGATACCGGGAACTCCATTATTGCCGGCACCTCAACCAGAGAGCTCATTGCAGAGCGTGCTCCGGTCACCCTGCTGCTGATTGTAATAGCTTCGGTGCTTGCGATAATTATAGCTCTGCTGCTGGCAACGGTTGCTGCCACCCACAAGGACAAGCTGCTCGACCATCTGATCCGCATTATTCCAGCGGTTACCCTGGGGATGCCGGTCTTCTGGGTTGGGATTCTGTTCATTCTGTTCTTCAGCGTGCGGCTGGGCTGGTTCCCGGTAGGGGGAATCGGCGAAGGCTGGCCGGGTACGCTCCATAGTCTGGTGCTTCCGGCGGTCACGATTGCTTTTTCACAGATTCCTACGCTGGTCCGCTCGCTGCGTGCACAAATGCTGGAGGTACTGGAATCCGAATTCGTTGTTACTCTCCGTGCAGCTGGAATTCCGTCCAGGGTAATCCTGTTCAAGCATGTGCTGCGCAATTCGGCGTTGCCGACTCTGATGCTGCTGGGAGTGAATGTGTCCTACCTGATCGGGGGAACACTCGTTGTGGAGCAGGTCTTCGGGATCAAGGGCATCGGCAGCCTGCTGTTCACCTCCATCTCGAACAGAGATTTTCCGGTGATTCAGGGGATAGCACTCTATTGTGCACTGGCTGTTGTAATTATCAGTCTGCTGATCGAAATCATCTCCGGGTGGCTTGATCCCAGAACGAAGGGGAAATCATGA
- a CDS encoding DedA family protein yields the protein MPWVIEMISQYGYIAIFALLALGLLGLPVPDELLTLFVGYLSSTMVLDFSLSVLVCFIGSITGMLISYTIGLRVGQPVVDRYGKWVGLTPKRFAYVKRWFFRFGNWTIFIAYFVPGIRHVTSYISGISAMSFRKYLMVTLAGAFIWSLLFVSIGYLIGSRLTFA from the coding sequence ATGCCATGGGTCATCGAGATGATCTCACAATACGGTTATATAGCTATATTCGCGCTGCTGGCGCTCGGGCTTCTCGGACTTCCCGTTCCCGATGAGCTGCTGACGCTGTTCGTTGGCTATCTATCCTCTACCATGGTGCTGGATTTCTCGCTTTCGGTTCTGGTCTGCTTCATAGGCTCGATTACAGGCATGCTGATCAGCTATACCATCGGTCTCAGAGTGGGGCAGCCTGTCGTAGACCGGTATGGGAAATGGGTAGGCCTGACGCCCAAAAGGTTCGCCTATGTCAAACGCTGGTTTTTCCGGTTCGGCAACTGGACGATATTCATCGCTTATTTCGTTCCGGGTATCCGGCATGTGACGAGCTACATCTCGGGCATCAGCGCCATGTCCTTCCGAAAATATTTAATGGTCACCCTGGCCGGTGCCTTTATCTGGTCACTCCTGTTTGTCTCAATTGGCTATCTGATCGGTTCGAGGCTAACCTTTGCCTAA